The Fusarium falciforme chromosome 8, complete sequence region GAATACTTATAGGGAGCTGATTCAACACAGATAGCGCACAAGGATTTGAACCAATGCTTGGTCAGAAGGTACTGTATTAGGACTCCTTCATCAGTACCGTGGATCTTTCTCTTGCTATTGGATTTTTATGAAATAACGTGATAAAGTGGAAATGGTGAGAATGTGCATTGAAAGGTCATTTGGGCCCAATGTCTTCATTATCTATCTGGGCGTGTTGCGATGGACTTCCATCGGTATGATACAGCTATAAATCAATGCTATGGCCCTGAGAATTTAGGGGCTCGGGGGGTTCTAGCTCGTGGGGTCAAGTACTCCCCACCTAATTCCAGCACTGAGCTACCTACCCTcctcccaccaccaccgcgcTAGCCTTCCACACCTTGATCGCGTCGGCGTGTCCCTTCCACTTGCTTTCACTTAACTTCAACGACAACTTGTGCCTCTACCAAGAGCTTCCTTGGGGGAATCTCGTGCAAGCGATTAATCGAGGAGGCTTATAACTTCTTTCTATTGCAGACACCGGTTCGTTTGCACGCACCAACAGCCTTTGAGGCGCTTGGCGTCGAGTCTTGATGCAACCTACCTTGCTCCCATCTCACATCTACCTTTACCTCCAACACTCACTTAATACCCTTCAGATCTGAACCCTTCAACTACTTGGCTCTCCGGGCCGATGCTGGAAGATAACTCTGGCCAGCCCAACATGGCCTCGCAAGAGGATCCCGCAGCCAACAAGATGAAGCGCACCAGTTTCTCACCTTGGAGCTCTGGTATGATGGGCAGCCGGCCTGGCACGGTGCCGAAAAGCCACGCCCAGGGCCCGGAACCACCGCGAATTGTGAGCGACATCCTGGAAGGCGCCGCGGTAAAGATGTCTGCGGTTGGGGGATTGGCCAACAATGCCAAGATTCAAGCTCTGCAGAGACAATGGGAACAGAATAATGTTCAGGCTCAAGGTGAGATGGTTTGGACTTTATCTTGACGACTGATCACAGAGACTGGATGAAACACCCGTCGAATGTTTGCTGACACAAACCAATAGAACAGTCCATGCAATCTACagggccttctcggccttcttctacAGGGCCACCTGCAGTGCCCTCACTCAGGCCTCCCCCACGTAAAAGGGACTCACCAGCCTCTGACACTCCTGCGGTCAAGAAACAGGCCATAGGTGACAGACGTCCTTCTCCTAGCAGCGCGTCGGATGGAGGAGCTCAAATGGTTGACAGCCAGACTCGTGCCAACGCCCGTCGCTTTACGGAAGCAGAGGTGGCAAGGCAAATGTCAGAGCTCACCGGCGCGTCCGTCAAGAAGAGCGCCATGCAACCCGCCCCGGCCTTGACGGCGACGGCTGGACCGCCGAGGGCGCCGGCCAGACACTTTCCCACCGGAGGAGAACTACTCAAGAAGATCATGGATGCCCAGGCAGCTTCCAGTCCTTCTCCAGTTCCCCGGGCAGAGACCTTGACGCAACCCCCTCCAGTACCCGCGCCAGCTCCCGGAGATAGGATCGTTGCGATTACCATGGCTGAGCCAAACCGGGCCTACGTCAACTATCTCTGTATGATTCCCTGGAAGCATGGCAAGGCATGAACTGACACGTCTAGGCCCTGATGGTACGATGGTCTCTGGGCGCGGTGCCCTGATTCCATCTAACTACAAGTTGTACGACAACAACGAGTATCCTTTTGTCTGTCCTGTGCGGGACTGCCGTCGCCTCTTTGCTGGGCTAAAGGGTCTTGGCGGACACTTTGGAGCTAGCCACTGCTCAACAACCTTCAACGACAATGGTGATGGAACGCTCACCAAGGTTAGTAACTATGTCAAGCACGGAGGCGGTGGCTCTCCTGGTATCGTCATCTCGAAGCACCCACTCCCATCGGATGCTCCTCCACCGACGGATGCAGGTCTGCCGTATGTCACTGCGGCTCAGAAACGGGCCTCAGGTGTTGGACTTCCGGAAGCGCCTGAGAGGAAGCCTTCTACCAGACTGAGCGATGCTATTCAGCAAAAAGCAGCCCTGCCTGTGCTCACATGGGACGTTAAAGACTATCTGCACCAGTTTCTGAGTCCAGCCCAGAAGCATCACCAGCGAGAGGATGTCACTGCGATGCTGAGCCTGCCACGAAGACGAACCCTCCCTGACACCTGGATCCAGAATCACCGTGGGGGTGATGTCGACATCAACCACTACGCATGTGCTTTGGCCTACCTCACAGGAAAGGAAGTAACGGGACCAGAAGAATGCGCGGCCAATACTCGATCTAGTTCACGACCGTCGGCACGACTTTCTCACCCCTGCATCGCTCTGTGGCCTGGCATGCCAGCGTCTGCCAAACAGGCCTTCTTCGGTGCGGAAACTTGTGTAGGATGCAGGTACTGGTGTCATCTTCAGCGCCAGCGGAACTGTTGTGACTGGGGACCTGAGTCCAGGTCTGGACGGGCATCAAGCGGGTCGAGGTCTTCGTCAGGATCTGAAGAGGCTACCACCAGGTCTGATGCC contains the following coding sequences:
- a CDS encoding C2H2-type domain-containing protein, whose product is MLEDNSGQPNMASQEDPAANKMKRTSFSPWSSGMMGSRPGTVPKSHAQGPEPPRIVSDILEGAAVKMSAVGGLANNAKIQALQRQWEQNNVQAQEQSMQSTGPSRPSSTGPPAVPSLRPPPRKRDSPASDTPAVKKQAIGDRRPSPSSASDGGAQMVDSQTRANARRFTEAEVARQMSELTGASVKKSAMQPAPALTATAGPPRAPARHFPTGGELLKKIMDAQAASSPSPVPRAETLTQPPPVPAPAPGDRIVAITMAEPNRAYVNYLCPDGTMVSGRGALIPSNYKLYDNNEYPFVCPVRDCRRLFAGLKGLGGHFGASHCSTTFNDNGDGTLTKVSNYVKHGGGGSPGIVISKHPLPSDAPPPTDAGLPYVTAAQKRASGVGLPEAPERKPSTRLSDAIQQKAALPVLTWDVKDYLHQFLSPAQKHHQREDVTAMLSLPRRRTLPDTWIQNHRGGDVDINHYACALAYLTGKEVTGPEECAANTRSSSRPSARLSHPCIALWPGMPASAKQAFFGAETCVGCRYWCHLQRQRNCCDWGPESRSGRASSGSRSSSGSEEATTRSDAMEVDQDYQPEKVSQSRMVTETAPEPRQTKRVQSQATSTGLTMREQPMAGVVGGPGQMGGVELEMEDWEVAPGRVKDESSENVAFSNSYLTSGQPITVSEDVSFNVLVIKPGSASHWSVEDDKLRTCSVAAGKIRVTMGEKTFQLGPNGMFVVRPGQACKVENRLYVDSVIHCTTIDNFSLQ